A portion of the Punica granatum isolate Tunisia-2019 chromosome 7, ASM765513v2, whole genome shotgun sequence genome contains these proteins:
- the LOC116214811 gene encoding putative germin-like protein 2-1 has protein sequence MATLVILLGLAALVFTITVADHSPLQDFCVADPSNKVIVNGQACKDPKTVQASDFFFSGLHLPGNTSNPVGSKVTPVTVAQLPGLNTLGISLARVDYVPWGINPPHTHPRATEILTVVEGTLEVGFITSNPDNRLITKVLNKGDVFVFPVGLIHFQRNVGKMNAVAIAALSSQNPGVITIANAVFGSKPDVAGDILAKAFQVDAGIIKQIQSKF, from the exons ATGGCTACTCTTGTTATCTTGCTTGGGCTAGCAGCTCTCGTTTTCACCATTACCGTGGCTGATCACAGTCCACTGCAAGATTTCTGTGTCGCGGATCCAAGCAACAAAG TGATTGTGAACGGACAGGCTTGCAAGGATCCAAAGACAGTCCAAGCCTCCGACTTCTTCTTCAGTGGGCTTCACCTTCCAGGCAACACATCGAACCCTGTCGGTTCAAAGGTCACCCCGGTGACTGTGGCCCAGCTCCCTGGGCTTAACACACTTGGCATCTCATTGGCCCGGGTCGACTATGTTCCATGGGGCATTAACCCTCCTCACACCCACCCACGAGCCACCGAGATCCTGACAGTTGTGGAGGGAACCTTAGAGGTTGGGTTCATCACATCCAACCCTGACAACCGCCTCATCACCAAGGTCCTGAATAAGGGAGACGTCTTCGTGTTCCCGGTTGGCTTGATCCACTTCCAGAGGAACGTGGGTAAGATGAATGCTGTCGCTATTGCCGCTCTCAGCAGCCAGAACCCTGGAGTCATCACGATCGCTAATGCTGTGTTCGGGTCGAAGCCCGACGTTGCTGGAGATATCCTCGCCAAGGCTTTCCAAGTCGATGCCGGTATCATCAAACAGATTCAATCAAAGTTCTGA